TCTGTATATTGGTTTCTGCCATCTGCTTGCCGTACTTAATCTTACCGCCTGTGTAAATCGGCTGTGTAACGCTGACCATTGGTGCAAACCCATATTCAGGCAGCATAGTGTTTAATGGCTCGCCAAAGTAAAAGGCGGTCGCCGAAGCATCCAGTTTCGGCCTGCCTGCCACATCCGCAATCAGCTTGTCGGATTGGGTGGCAATTACGTCTTCTTTGGCTTTGCCTATCCTGTTATTTTTTTTTAATGCCAGTTCTTTGCTTTGCGCAAGGGTTAGCTGCTGCTGTGCAAAGAGGTTGTTTGTTCCCTGCAAAAGAGCGAAACCGCATATAAAAACCTTTATGACTGTTTTATATCTTTTCTGTAACATAATGCCTTTTTATGATAAATATTTTTGGTGGTGAACATCGGTATCAGCTTTGCGCTCGTGCTGCTCATCCAACTGTTTGTTTTTAGGTGGTTTTACGAACCTGTAATACAGTACCGGAACGATAAACAATGTGGTAATCATTGATACCAGAATACCGATTGAAATGGTACTTGAAATCGGTCCCCATTCCGGCGAACCACTCGCCATTAACGGTATCAAACCGATTGCTGCCGCCATTGAAGTAAGGAAGATTGGTCGCATTCTTCGTTTAGCTGCAAACAGGGCTGCTTCCCTGATGCTGTGCCCGTGCTCCCTTACCAGTTCATCTGCATAGTCCACAAGGATAATCCCGTTACGAACTACTATACCCAGTAAGGCAGTAATACCGATGATTGCCATAAACCCGAACTCATAACCTGTCAGGAACAAGCCTAACATTGCACCCAGTAAACTCAACGGGAACGAAGCCAGCACAATGAATACTTTACCCACACGCTTGAACTGGAATAACAGAACAAGGAAGATGAGCACGAAACTTATCATAAAAGCCTTTCCCATTTTTGGACCGCTTTCCAGTCCGTCTTCATATTCGCCGCCGTAGGCTATCTTAATGCCTTTCGGCAGTTTCAGGCTGTCAATTTTAGGCTGTACCTCTGCAAATACTTCTGCGGGTTTTCTGCCCAACTGTGCTTCAGAAGAAACGGTTAAGGTTCTTAACCCGTTGCGGTGTACAATAGCCCCGGTATGCCAGGACGGTTGTAAATCTACCACCTGCTTTAAAGGAACCTTAGCACCGAATGTTGAGTTGATGTACATATTGCCCAAAGCATCCAGATTTTCCCTGTCGCTTTCGTCTGTACGCAATACAATATCAATGGCTTTATTACCCTCCCACATCTGCGATACGGGGTAGCCTTTTATCTTAGCTCCCAATGCCTGTGCTATCTGTGCTTTGGTAACGCCCAAACGCAGCGCTACATCTTCTTTAACCACGGCTTTCAGCCCTACATAATCATTCTGATAATCGGTGCGTACCCAGTTAGATCCTTTGGTGTTTTCCAGTAATGCGGCAACCTGTTTTGCCACTTTTTTCTGCTCGGTCATATCCTTGCCAATCACACGGATCTCAATCGGTGCGGGCTGCTGCTTCTTACTAAGCTGCCTAACCCGTACATAACCGTTCGGTAGGTAGTTATTAAATTTCTGTACATACTCGTCTATCATTTCTGCCGTCGCATCTTTGTTTGTGGTATTGATGAATACCTGCGCAAAGTTTTCCCGTGGGTGCTCAGGTGCATAGGTGGAGTAGAAACGGGGCGAGCTTGTACCGATAAAACTTGCGGTGTTTACAATGCGTTTATCGCCTGCAATTTCCTTTTCTATCTTCTTAACGGCTGCTTCGGTTTCGTGGATGTTCGTACCGTTATCCATCCACAATTCAAGGTTGAACTGGTTTCTTTCCACGATAGGGAAAAACTCGGTTTTAACCTGACTGCCAACCACGAAAGAAAGGAAAAAGATAACCAAACCTGCTACCAATGTAGTTTTCTGCCATTTCATACAGAACTCGATTGCACGGTCGAAACCGTCCTGCATCCAGTCTAAGAAATTGCGTTTTTTCGGCTTATCATCGTGCTTCTTCAATCCTTTTTTCAGGAAGTGGTAACACATATACGGTGTAAGGAACAAGGCTACCAAGAACGAAACCGCCAAAGCGATGCTTACGGTAATCGGTATCCATTGCACAAACTCCCTTGTAAGCCCGGTAAGCGTAAATGCCAAAGGCAGGAACGATAGGACAATGGTAAGCGTAGCCGTGAAAATAGGAACCATTAACTGTGTGGCACTCTGCCAAGCGGCAGTCCACGACGGTATTTTTTCGTCCACTTTCTCGATGTAGTTATCCACTACGATAATGGCATCATCGACCACCATCCCCAGTACGATAATCATTGCCGCCAAACTAACCTGGTGCATTTCGATACCCAACAAGTTGAGGATAGCGAATGTTACGGCAATGGTAACGGGTGCTGCAATGGCTGAAATGGTGGCAACCCTGAACGGCAGCAGTAGCATTACTACCAAGATAACGGCAGCAATGGCAATACCGAACTCGATAAAGAAATGCCCCAAGTTCATATCAACTACTTTGGGTTGGTCAACAATGGTGTTGACCTGCACATCTGATGGCAGGATTTCTTTTACTTCAGCAACTTTCTGTGTCAGCGCATTACCCAAATCGACAATGTTCTGTCCGGGCTGCATTTCTACCGTCAGCATCATTACATCGTTTCCTGAAACGGTAATTTTGCTTTTCAGGTCTTCGTATCTTCTCTCGATGTTGGCTATATCACGCAAACGGATATTGCCGCCCTGCGGGGAGCTATATACAATCAGGTTCCCGATTTCATTTTCATTCTGATACTGTGCATCCGTGAAAATCAGGAAACGGTTTTTGTCAATTTCAATATCGCCACTGGGAATAGTAACATTCTGTTGGCTTAATGTGTTCGTGATTTCGTTGATACCGAAACCGTACTGCTTCAATACATCTTCACGCAGGGTAATAAATACCTGCTGCTTCTGACCGCCGTAACGCTTGATTTTGGAAACGGACGGTATCGTCTTAATGCCGTCTTCCAATTCATCCAAATAGTTTTCCAACTGGGCGTAAGAACGACCGGGGGCTGATACGGCAATCATCTGAACGACCACATCGCCGAAATCGCTGTTCACATACGGTCCCTGTACACCCCGTGGCAATGCTAAAGGCATATTGGCATCCAAGCCGTGCTGCAAGGTATTCCAGAATTTTTTGGTGTCCTTTACATAGTCCTGCAATTCTACCGTTACAACCACCTGTCCGGGCTTACTTTCCGAATGGGTTTTTTCTTTTTTGATTTCCTCGAAACCGAACAGGTATTGTTCCAGTTTGTCGGTTACTTCTTTCTCTATCTGCTCTTCGTCGGCTCCGGG
The sequence above is a segment of the Chryseobacterium taklimakanense genome. Coding sequences within it:
- a CDS encoding efflux RND transporter permease subunit, whose translation is MKRKINLIEAAMKFPQVPIAITVIMVLAGLISLMTMPRSEDPRVTVRQGLVVAFYPGADEEQIEKEVTDKLEQYLFGFEEIKKEKTHSESKPGQVVVTVELQDYVKDTKKFWNTLQHGLDANMPLALPRGVQGPYVNSDFGDVVVQMIAVSAPGRSYAQLENYLDELEDGIKTIPSVSKIKRYGGQKQQVFITLREDVLKQYGFGINEITNTLSQQNVTIPSGDIEIDKNRFLIFTDAQYQNENEIGNLIVYSSPQGGNIRLRDIANIERRYEDLKSKITVSGNDVMMLTVEMQPGQNIVDLGNALTQKVAEVKEILPSDVQVNTIVDQPKVVDMNLGHFFIEFGIAIAAVILVVMLLLPFRVATISAIAAPVTIAVTFAILNLLGIEMHQVSLAAMIIVLGMVVDDAIIVVDNYIEKVDEKIPSWTAAWQSATQLMVPIFTATLTIVLSFLPLAFTLTGLTREFVQWIPITVSIALAVSFLVALFLTPYMCYHFLKKGLKKHDDKPKKRNFLDWMQDGFDRAIEFCMKWQKTTLVAGLVIFFLSFVVGSQVKTEFFPIVERNQFNLELWMDNGTNIHETEAAVKKIEKEIAGDKRIVNTASFIGTSSPRFYSTYAPEHPRENFAQVFINTTNKDATAEMIDEYVQKFNNYLPNGYVRVRQLSKKQQPAPIEIRVIGKDMTEQKKVAKQVAALLENTKGSNWVRTDYQNDYVGLKAVVKEDVALRLGVTKAQIAQALGAKIKGYPVSQMWEGNKAIDIVLRTDESDRENLDALGNMYINSTFGAKVPLKQVVDLQPSWHTGAIVHRNGLRTLTVSSEAQLGRKPAEVFAEVQPKIDSLKLPKGIKIAYGGEYEDGLESGPKMGKAFMISFVLIFLVLLFQFKRVGKVFIVLASFPLSLLGAMLGLFLTGYEFGFMAIIGITALLGIVVRNGIILVDYADELVREHGHSIREAALFAAKRRMRPIFLTSMAAAIGLIPLMASGSPEWGPISSTISIGILVSMITTLFIVPVLYYRFVKPPKNKQLDEQHERKADTDVHHQKYLS